A region from the Aliarcobacter thereius LMG 24486 genome encodes:
- the ilvC gene encoding ketol-acid reductoisomerase, producing MAVNVFYDKDCNIELIKSKKVAMIGFGSQGHAHAENLRDSGVEVIVGLRKDGSSWKKAEAKGFKVLTVAEATKLADVVMILLPDENQAEIYENEIKPNLKSGAYLAFGHGFNIHYKRIIPTSDMNIMMIAPKAPGHTVRSEFTKGGGIPDLIAIHQDASGDTKQVALAYASAIGGGRTAIIETTFKDETETDLFGEQAVLCGGAVSLVQAGFETLTEAGYAPELAYFECLHELKLIVDLMYEGGIADMRYSISNTAEYGDYVSGKRVINCESKKAMKEILKEIQDGRFAKDFILEGQAGYPRMHAERANAKASLIEQTGVKLRTMMPWIASKKIVNQETN from the coding sequence ATGGCAGTAAATGTTTTTTATGATAAAGATTGTAATATCGAATTAATCAAATCAAAAAAAGTTGCAATGATTGGATTTGGTTCACAAGGTCATGCACATGCTGAAAACTTAAGAGATTCTGGAGTTGAAGTTATTGTTGGATTAAGAAAAGATGGATCTTCTTGGAAAAAAGCAGAAGCAAAAGGATTTAAAGTTTTAACAGTTGCAGAAGCTACAAAACTTGCAGATGTTGTAATGATTCTTTTACCAGATGAAAATCAAGCTGAAATTTACGAAAATGAGATCAAACCAAATTTAAAATCTGGTGCTTATTTAGCATTTGGACATGGATTTAATATTCACTATAAAAGAATTATCCCAACTAGTGATATGAACATTATGATGATTGCTCCAAAAGCTCCAGGACACACTGTAAGAAGTGAGTTTACAAAAGGTGGAGGAATTCCAGATTTAATTGCAATTCATCAAGATGCATCAGGTGATACAAAACAAGTTGCTTTAGCATACGCAAGTGCAATTGGTGGTGGAAGAACTGCTATTATTGAAACAACTTTTAAAGATGAAACTGAAACTGACTTATTTGGAGAACAAGCTGTTCTTTGTGGTGGAGCTGTATCTTTAGTTCAAGCTGGATTTGAGACATTAACAGAAGCTGGATATGCTCCTGAACTTGCATATTTTGAGTGTTTACATGAATTAAAACTAATCGTTGATTTAATGTATGAAGGTGGAATTGCTGATATGAGATACTCTATTTCAAATACTGCTGAATATGGAGATTATGTGTCAGGAAAAAGAGTAATTAACTGCGAATCTAAAAAAGCTATGAAAGAGATTTTAAAAGAGATTCAAGATGGAAGATTTGCAAAAGACTTCATTCTTGAAGGACAAGCAGGATACCCAAGAATGCATGCTGAAAGAGCAAATGCAAAAGCTTCTTTGATTGAACAAACAGGTGTTAAATTAAGAACTATGATGCCATGGATTGCATCTAAAAAAATCGTTAATCAAGAAACTAACTAA
- a CDS encoding divergent polysaccharide deacetylase family protein, which translates to MSKEKSTTTKKRSTRSRKNRVIKRNVGKKVLANNFLIALFLIVILLSASYFLLSNSLKDSSSLIHDIKKEINIKNYSNEEIMDEVLVSEGIKEEVKLIEDSKNLLEKDKKEEAKVKEIIIKNEIQEEIIYEDKKKDDKKVVTKKDIYTPKNNQKPKLVIVIDDVVSKSQVNKILDIGYPVNISFLPPAKNHKNSANIAKNINFYLIHFPLQASKAFKNFEENTLNVSDSYQKIEARVKQLRAWYPDAIYTNNHTGSVFTENYEAMDKLFRALKKHNFIFVDSRTSPNSVAKELSVKYKFPYIVRDVFLDNNRNYDDISKQLKESISIAKKQGFAIAIGHPYDITFKVLKESKELLKDVEPIFLDKLPYL; encoded by the coding sequence ATGAGCAAAGAAAAATCTACAACAACTAAAAAAAGATCTACTCGTTCTAGAAAAAATCGTGTTATTAAAAGAAATGTCGGTAAAAAAGTATTAGCAAATAACTTTTTAATAGCTCTTTTTTTAATTGTTATTCTTCTATCTGCTTCTTATTTTCTTTTAAGTAATAGTTTAAAAGATAGCTCGTCTTTAATTCATGATATTAAAAAAGAAATTAATATAAAAAACTATTCAAATGAAGAGATTATGGATGAAGTTTTAGTTTCTGAAGGTATAAAAGAAGAAGTAAAATTAATTGAAGATAGTAAGAATCTACTTGAAAAAGATAAAAAAGAAGAAGCAAAAGTAAAAGAAATAATCATAAAGAATGAAATACAAGAAGAGATAATCTATGAAGACAAGAAAAAAGATGATAAAAAAGTAGTTACAAAAAAAGATATATATACTCCAAAAAATAATCAAAAACCAAAACTTGTAATAGTTATTGATGATGTTGTATCAAAAAGCCAAGTTAATAAGATTTTAGATATAGGCTATCCTGTCAATATATCTTTTCTTCCTCCAGCAAAAAATCATAAGAATTCTGCAAATATAGCTAAAAATATAAATTTCTATCTAATTCATTTTCCTTTACAAGCTTCAAAGGCTTTTAAAAACTTTGAAGAGAATACTTTAAATGTAAGTGATTCTTATCAAAAAATTGAAGCTAGAGTTAAACAGCTAAGAGCTTGGTATCCAGATGCAATATATACAAATAATCATACAGGATCTGTATTTACAGAGAATTATGAAGCTATGGATAAACTATTTCGAGCCTTAAAAAAGCATAATTTTATTTTTGTTGATAGTAGAACTTCTCCAAATAGTGTTGCAAAAGAACTTAGTGTAAAATATAAATTTCCTTATATAGTAAGAGATGTTTTTTTAGACAATAATAGAAACTATGATGATATTTCTAAACAGTTAAAAGAGTCAATATCTATTGCAAAAAAACAAGGTTTTGCTATTGCTATTGGTCATCCATATGATATAACTTTTAAAGTGTTAAAAGAGTCAAAAGAGCTTTTAAAAGATGTTGAACCAATATTCTTAGATAAACTTCCTTATTTGTAA
- a CDS encoding DNA-processing protein DprA, whose translation MIKSIDFEIKELSFMAKYPKEIFYIGNTELLKKRKISIVGTRRPNSYTKEFTYKLSSKLSSSNICIVSGAAMGVDSISHSGAGSSNTIAVVANGLNIRYPSVNKNQIIDIEKNGLILSTFQNEEKAKNYTFVLRNELVVALGEALIVTEADLNSGSMTSINYAIKQNKEIFVLPHRINESLATNELIKKNIAKVIYDIDEFVEKFSGINQSQSNLCEVLEFCKTTPSYEKAILIYPDKILEYELEGKIKIEDGKVFLI comes from the coding sequence ATGATAAAAAGTATTGATTTTGAAATTAAAGAGCTATCTTTTATGGCAAAATATCCAAAAGAGATATTTTATATAGGTAACACTGAACTTCTTAAAAAAAGAAAGATTTCTATAGTAGGCACAAGAAGACCAAATTCATATACAAAAGAGTTTACATATAAGCTTTCTTCTAAATTATCCTCATCTAATATTTGTATTGTAAGTGGTGCTGCTATGGGTGTTGATAGTATTTCTCATAGTGGAGCTGGATCTTCAAACACTATTGCTGTTGTTGCAAATGGTTTAAATATTAGGTATCCAAGTGTAAATAAGAATCAAATAATTGATATAGAAAAAAATGGTTTAATTCTTTCAACTTTTCAGAATGAAGAAAAAGCAAAGAATTATACTTTTGTTTTAAGAAATGAATTAGTAGTTGCTCTAGGAGAAGCTTTAATAGTCACAGAAGCTGATTTGAATAGTGGAAGTATGACATCAATAAATTATGCAATAAAACAAAATAAAGAAATATTTGTTTTACCTCATAGAATAAATGAAAGCCTTGCTACAAACGAACTTATTAAAAAAAATATTGCAAAAGTAATTTATGATATTGATGAGTTTGTTGAAAAGTTTTCTGGGATTAATCAATCACAAAGTAATCTTTGTGAAGTCTTAGAATTTTGTAAAACAACTCCTAGTTATGAAAAAGCTATTCTTATTTATCCTGATAAAATTTTAGAGTATGAACTTGAAGGAAAAATAAAAATAGAAGATGGAAAAGTTTTTCTAATTTAA
- a CDS encoding TetR/AcrR family transcriptional regulator yields MAIKKTSKEEILQESIKLFKIKGYYNCSMANIADACGLIKGSIYHYFKSKDEIGIESLKYIHNYFVENIFSIAYKKDLSDLEKIKLFVKKTDEYFLNSKGGCLLGNLALEVSSENSEFKEVIKEYFSAWEDALTKILENKYGTNQAKNISKEYVSLTQGTIMMMNLYDTPSGYLKVGEKLISLI; encoded by the coding sequence ATGGCAATAAAAAAAACATCAAAAGAAGAGATTTTACAAGAGTCTATAAAACTTTTTAAGATAAAAGGTTATTATAACTGTTCTATGGCAAACATAGCTGATGCTTGTGGACTTATAAAAGGAAGTATTTATCACTATTTTAAAAGCAAAGATGAGATAGGGATAGAATCTTTAAAATATATTCATAACTATTTTGTAGAAAATATTTTTTCTATTGCATATAAAAAAGACTTAAGTGACTTAGAGAAAATAAAACTTTTTGTAAAAAAAACAGATGAGTATTTTTTAAATAGTAAAGGTGGTTGTTTATTAGGAAATTTAGCTTTAGAAGTAAGTAGTGAGAATTCAGAATTTAAAGAAGTTATAAAAGAGTATTTTAGTGCTTGGGAAGATGCTTTGACAAAAATACTTGAAAATAAGTATGGAACAAATCAAGCAAAAAATATATCAAAAGAGTATGTTTCATTGACTCAAGGTACTATTATGATGATGAACTTATACGACACTCCTTCAGGTTATTTAAAAGTTGGTGAAAAATTGATTAGTTTAATCTAA
- a CDS encoding HPP family protein, producing MNIYLKKFIGEKEKIADKSSIKDIVFAFIGSFLAIATIGYLTKTYDNLLVMGSFGASCVLLFAFPKSPFSQPRNVIFGHFISSFTGLFFLHFIGSDYISMALALATAISLMLATKTVHPPAGSNPLIIFFLGANWDYLVFPTLVGSIVLVIVSLFYNNLHKNRVYPIYWI from the coding sequence ATGAATATTTATCTTAAAAAATTTATTGGAGAAAAAGAGAAAATAGCGGATAAATCATCAATAAAAGATATAGTTTTTGCTTTTATTGGAAGTTTTTTAGCAATAGCAACTATTGGTTATTTGACAAAAACTTATGATAATCTATTAGTTATGGGTTCATTTGGTGCAAGTTGTGTTTTACTATTTGCTTTTCCCAAAAGTCCATTTTCTCAACCAAGAAATGTAATATTTGGTCATTTTATATCATCGTTTACAGGACTATTTTTCCTACATTTTATTGGAAGTGATTATATAAGTATGGCTTTAGCATTAGCAACTGCAATATCTTTGATGTTAGCTACAAAAACAGTTCATCCACCAGCTGGTTCAAATCCATTAATAATATTTTTCTTAGGTGCAAATTGGGATTATTTAGTATTTCCAACTTTAGTTGGTTCTATTGTATTAGTAATTGTAAGTTTGTTTTATAATAATTTACATAAAAACAGAGTTTACCCAATATATTGGATTTAA
- the purF gene encoding amidophosphoribosyltransferase translates to MCAIVGIYGNKNAARLASMALFAMQHRGQEASGISSSCNGKIYTKKDRGLVSEVFTDEALAYLQGDMAIGHNRYATAGSDSVLDAQPVYAKYKLGEISIVHNGNLINKDEVREDLIDKGAIFQTGMDTENLIHLIAKNTKDHLKDRIIEALNRTIGAYCFIIQSRSKQFVIRDRYGIRPLSFGKLKSGGYIVASETCTFDLLEAEFIRDVRPGEMLIFDGNCEPESIQLFEADFRPCAFEYVYFARPDSVIDGKNVYTTRENMGKALAKRDVENRAKYDMVVPVPDSGVPAALGYSAQSGIPFKYGIIRNHYIGRTFIEPTQEMRNNKVKMKLSPMNSIIEGKSLLVIDDSIVRGTTSKRIVKMLKEAGAKEVHFRVASPEIKFPCFYGIDTPTKDELISTKMTKDEICKYIEADSLEYLSIEDLVEAIGDNRHYALESFDGDYFVKS, encoded by the coding sequence ATGTGTGCAATAGTAGGAATTTATGGTAATAAAAATGCCGCAAGATTAGCGTCCATGGCTCTATTTGCCATGCAACATAGAGGACAAGAAGCAAGTGGTATATCATCATCTTGCAATGGAAAAATATATACAAAAAAAGATAGAGGTTTGGTTTCAGAAGTTTTTACAGATGAAGCTTTAGCATATTTGCAAGGAGATATGGCAATAGGTCATAATAGATATGCAACAGCAGGAAGTGATTCTGTTTTAGATGCTCAACCTGTTTATGCTAAATACAAATTGGGTGAAATATCAATAGTTCACAATGGAAATTTAATAAACAAAGATGAAGTTAGAGAAGATTTAATAGATAAAGGTGCAATATTCCAAACAGGAATGGATACTGAGAATTTAATTCATCTAATTGCTAAAAATACTAAAGATCATTTAAAAGATAGAATTATTGAAGCATTAAATAGAACTATTGGAGCATATTGCTTTATTATTCAAAGTAGAAGTAAACAATTTGTAATAAGGGATAGATATGGAATTAGACCTCTGTCTTTTGGGAAACTAAAAAGTGGTGGATATATAGTTGCAAGTGAAACTTGTACTTTTGATCTACTTGAAGCTGAATTTATAAGAGATGTAAGACCTGGAGAAATGCTTATATTTGATGGTAATTGCGAACCAGAATCAATACAGCTTTTTGAAGCAGATTTTAGACCATGTGCATTTGAATATGTATATTTTGCTAGACCTGATTCAGTTATTGATGGTAAAAATGTATATACTACAAGAGAGAATATGGGAAAAGCTCTAGCTAAACGAGATGTAGAAAATAGAGCAAAATATGATATGGTTGTTCCTGTTCCAGATAGTGGAGTTCCAGCAGCATTAGGATATTCAGCACAAAGTGGAATTCCTTTTAAATATGGGATTATTAGAAATCATTATATTGGAAGAACATTTATTGAACCAACTCAAGAGATGAGAAATAATAAAGTAAAAATGAAATTAAGTCCTATGAATTCAATTATTGAGGGAAAATCTCTTCTTGTAATAGATGATTCAATTGTAAGAGGAACAACTTCAAAAAGAATAGTTAAAATGCTAAAAGAGGCAGGAGCAAAAGAGGTTCATTTTAGAGTTGCTAGTCCTGAAATTAAATTTCCATGTTTTTATGGAATAGATACTCCAACAAAAGATGAATTGATTTCTACAAAAATGACTAAAGATGAAATATGTAAATATATTGAAGCTGATAGTTTAGAGTATTTATCTATAGAAGATTTGGTTGAAGCTATAGGAGATAATAGACACTATGCACTGGAAAGTTTTGATGGGGATTATTTCGTAAAATCATAG
- the dapB gene encoding 4-hydroxy-tetrahydrodipicolinate reductase, with the protein MIKIGILGSTGRVGSLLIDDLKNDNEAKLSCVHVFGKMEKTLPENTVVTNDINVLFEESDVLIDFSSPSATQELLEAVIEGGKRKALVIATTGLSKHQQNLLLEASKLVPILYATNMSLGVSVLNKLVALASKTLRDFDIEIVEQHHRHKVDAPSGTALTLAEHASSARDLELDKVRISGRDGQIGARTKDEIAVMALRGGDIVGRHTVGFYNDGEFLELNHTATARNTFSKGALKVAKWIVNKDANLYSINDALDL; encoded by the coding sequence ATGATAAAAATAGGTATTTTAGGAAGTACAGGAAGAGTTGGAAGCTTATTAATTGATGATTTAAAAAATGATAATGAAGCAAAATTATCTTGTGTTCATGTTTTTGGTAAGATGGAAAAAACTCTACCAGAAAATACAGTTGTAACAAACGATATTAATGTATTATTTGAGGAAAGTGATGTTCTTATTGATTTTTCAAGTCCATCTGCAACACAAGAGCTTTTAGAAGCTGTTATTGAAGGTGGAAAAAGGAAAGCTTTGGTAATTGCAACAACTGGTCTTAGTAAACACCAACAAAACCTACTTCTTGAAGCTAGTAAGCTAGTACCTATTTTATATGCTACAAATATGAGCTTAGGAGTTTCAGTTTTAAATAAACTTGTAGCTCTAGCATCTAAAACACTAAGAGATTTTGATATAGAAATTGTTGAACAGCACCATAGGCATAAAGTTGATGCTCCTTCAGGAACAGCATTGACTTTAGCAGAACATGCAAGTAGTGCAAGAGATTTAGAGCTAGATAAAGTAAGAATTTCTGGAAGAGATGGACAAATTGGTGCTAGAACTAAAGATGAAATTGCAGTAATGGCCTTAAGAGGTGGAGATATAGTGGGAAGACACACTGTTGGTTTTTATAATGATGGAGAATTTTTAGAGTTAAATCATACGGCAACAGCAAGGAATACATTTTCAAAAGGTGCATTAAAAGTTGCAAAATGGATAGTAAATAAAGATGCGAATCTTTACTCTATAAATGATGCTTTAGATTTATAA
- the trxB gene encoding thioredoxin-disulfide reductase: MLDLAIIGGGPAGLTAGLYATRGGLKNVIMFEMGMPGGQITGSSEIENYPGQGNVMTGMDLMASWPEQCQKFGLKHEMAEVSNISKKGDNFLVKTAEGKEYEARSVLFATGSVPKKAGFKGENEFFGRGISTCATCDGFFYKGKEVAVIGGGDAALEEAYYLAKMCAKVYLVHRRDTYRAAPSTIENIKKSANIEEVTNVSVEEVLGDASGVTGLKVKCNKTGETRDLATPGVFVFVGRNALNAPLKQEDGTFLCEMNDNGEVVVDLKMRTNVKGLYAAGDIRIDAAKQVVCAAGDGATAAVDIIEYLG, translated from the coding sequence ATGTTAGATTTAGCAATTATTGGTGGAGGACCAGCTGGTTTAACTGCTGGACTATATGCTACTAGAGGTGGTTTAAAAAATGTAATAATGTTTGAAATGGGAATGCCAGGAGGACAAATTACTGGTTCTAGTGAAATTGAAAACTATCCAGGACAAGGTAATGTTATGACTGGTATGGATCTTATGGCTTCATGGCCTGAACAATGCCAAAAATTTGGATTAAAACATGAAATGGCAGAAGTTTCAAATATTAGTAAAAAAGGTGATAATTTCTTAGTTAAAACTGCTGAAGGTAAAGAATATGAAGCTAGATCAGTTCTTTTTGCTACTGGTTCAGTGCCTAAAAAAGCTGGTTTTAAAGGTGAAAATGAATTCTTTGGTAGAGGAATTTCAACTTGTGCAACTTGTGATGGATTCTTTTATAAAGGAAAAGAAGTTGCTGTAATTGGTGGAGGAGATGCTGCTCTTGAAGAAGCTTATTACTTAGCAAAAATGTGTGCAAAAGTATATTTAGTGCATAGAAGAGATACATATAGAGCTGCTCCTTCAACTATTGAAAATATTAAGAAATCAGCAAATATTGAAGAAGTTACAAATGTAAGTGTTGAAGAAGTTCTTGGAGATGCTTCAGGAGTTACAGGATTAAAAGTTAAGTGTAATAAAACAGGTGAAACAAGAGATTTAGCAACACCTGGTGTTTTTGTTTTTGTTGGAAGAAATGCTCTAAATGCACCATTAAAACAAGAAGATGGAACTTTCTTATGTGAGATGAATGACAATGGTGAAGTTGTTGTTGATTTAAAAATGAGAACAAATGTAAAAGGACTTTATGCTGCTGGAGATATCAGAATTGATGCAGCAAAACAAGTTGTTTGTGCAGCTGGTGATGGAGCTACGGCTGCTGTTGATATAATTGAATATTTAGGATAA
- the trxA gene encoding thioredoxin, which translates to MAKYIELTSANFDEVTSKGISMVDFWAPWCGPCRMIAPVIDELAADFGGKANICKVNTDEEQDLAVKYGVRSIPTIIFMRDGEVVDTLIGASSKQAFTDKINSLL; encoded by the coding sequence ATGGCAAAATATATTGAATTAACATCGGCTAACTTTGATGAAGTTACAAGTAAAGGTATCTCAATGGTAGATTTCTGGGCTCCATGGTGTGGACCTTGTAGAATGATAGCTCCAGTTATTGATGAATTAGCAGCAGATTTTGGTGGGAAAGCAAACATTTGTAAAGTAAATACAGATGAAGAACAAGATTTAGCAGTTAAATATGGGGTTAGATCAATTCCAACTATAATTTTTATGAGAGATGGAGAAGTTGTTGATACATTAATTGGTGCATCTTCAAAACAAGCATTTACTGATAAAATAAACTCTTTATTATAA
- the alaS gene encoding alanine--tRNA ligase codes for MDIRKEFLEFFRSKGHEVVSSMPLVPDDPTLMFTNAGMVQFKDIFTGNIPAPINPRATSCQLCIRAGGKHNDLENVGYTARHHTLFEMLGNFSFGDYFKEDAIAYAWEFITVNLELAVDKLWVTVHENDDEAFDIWTKFIDQKRILRFGDKDNFWSMGDTGACGPCSEIFYDQGEEHFSSPEDKMGGEGDRFLEIWNLVFMQYERTKEGELLPLPKPSIDTGMGLERVIAIKEGVLNNFDSSNFKPIIENLEKITNKKANKENIGSYRVIADHLRACSFMLSQGILFGNEGRPYVLRRILRRAIRHGYLIGIRKPFMAKLVDTLVNIMGTHYVELKENINYIKEQLTLEEERFFKTIDLGMNLFNEELANTKTLFSGEIAFKLYDTYGFPLDLTEDMLKDKGLKVDMNKFEELMNNQKSMAKAAWKGSGDALNEGDFKSLLEKYGQNEFVGYTNITFNSKVLTLLDENFKEVDSLENQRGWVLLDKTPFYATSGGQNGDIGALEFDGHNIMILETSKFHNLNLSLVDVKEIKLKKNESLLAVVINRNEVMKHHSATHLLQSALKMVLGDSVSQAGSYNDDLKLRFDFTYPKAMSTEQIDEVEDLVNSMINRALEGVIEELPLEEAKKKGAIAMFGEKYGDFVRVVSFGKDISIEFCGGTHVNNTRDIGSFYIVKESGVSAGIRRIEAVVGASAFRYVKEQLNKLSEIQSEIKSNDILSGIRKLKNEIKELKNEVKNVQSQVLTPIKEEIIGDNKLIVSIVENGDLKKIVDDSKNGNEKVAILLLQTKDDKVNIVAGSKNTKIKAGDWIKQIAIILGGNGGGRADFAQAGGKDASKIEEARTAAIAYAKENL; via the coding sequence ATGGATATAAGAAAAGAGTTTTTAGAATTTTTTAGAAGTAAAGGTCACGAAGTTGTATCATCTATGCCACTTGTTCCAGATGACCCAACTTTAATGTTTACAAATGCAGGTATGGTTCAATTTAAAGATATTTTTACAGGTAATATTCCTGCACCAATAAATCCTAGAGCAACATCTTGCCAATTATGTATAAGAGCTGGTGGAAAACATAATGATCTTGAAAATGTAGGTTACACAGCACGTCATCATACACTTTTTGAGATGCTAGGAAACTTCTCTTTTGGAGATTATTTTAAAGAAGATGCAATAGCTTATGCTTGGGAATTTATAACAGTAAATCTTGAACTTGCAGTAGATAAACTTTGGGTAACTGTTCATGAAAATGATGATGAAGCTTTTGATATATGGACAAAGTTTATAGATCAAAAAAGAATTCTAAGATTTGGAGATAAAGATAACTTTTGGTCAATGGGAGATACTGGTGCTTGTGGTCCTTGTAGTGAAATTTTTTATGACCAAGGCGAAGAACATTTCTCTAGTCCTGAAGATAAAATGGGTGGTGAAGGAGATAGATTTTTAGAGATTTGGAATCTTGTTTTTATGCAATATGAAAGAACAAAAGAAGGAGAACTTCTTCCTCTTCCAAAACCTTCAATAGACACAGGAATGGGTCTTGAAAGAGTAATTGCAATAAAAGAAGGTGTTTTAAATAACTTTGATTCTTCAAATTTTAAACCAATAATTGAGAATTTAGAAAAAATTACAAATAAAAAAGCAAATAAAGAAAATATAGGTTCGTATAGAGTTATTGCTGACCATTTAAGAGCTTGTTCATTTATGTTAAGTCAAGGAATTCTTTTTGGAAATGAAGGAAGACCTTATGTTTTAAGAAGAATTCTAAGAAGAGCTATTAGACATGGTTATTTAATAGGTATTAGAAAACCTTTTATGGCAAAGCTTGTTGATACTTTAGTTAATATTATGGGTACACATTATGTTGAATTAAAAGAGAATATAAATTATATAAAAGAGCAATTAACTTTAGAAGAAGAGAGATTTTTCAAAACTATTGATCTTGGAATGAACTTATTTAATGAAGAATTAGCAAATACAAAAACTCTATTTAGTGGTGAAATTGCATTTAAACTATATGATACTTATGGTTTTCCTTTAGATTTAACAGAAGATATGCTAAAAGACAAAGGCTTAAAAGTTGATATGAATAAGTTTGAAGAGCTTATGAATAATCAAAAGTCTATGGCAAAAGCTGCTTGGAAAGGTAGTGGAGATGCATTAAATGAAGGTGATTTTAAATCTTTATTAGAAAAATATGGACAAAATGAATTTGTTGGCTATACAAATATAACTTTTAACTCAAAAGTTTTAACTCTGCTTGATGAAAATTTTAAAGAAGTTGATTCTTTAGAAAATCAAAGAGGTTGGGTACTTTTAGATAAAACTCCTTTCTATGCTACAAGTGGTGGACAAAATGGTGATATTGGTGCATTAGAGTTTGATGGTCACAATATTATGATTCTTGAAACTTCAAAATTCCATAATTTAAATTTATCTTTAGTTGATGTAAAAGAGATTAAACTTAAAAAGAACGAGTCTCTTTTAGCAGTAGTTATAAATAGGAATGAAGTAATGAAACATCATAGTGCTACTCATTTACTTCAAAGTGCCTTAAAAATGGTTCTTGGAGATAGTGTTTCTCAAGCTGGATCTTACAATGATGATTTAAAATTAAGATTTGACTTTACTTATCCAAAAGCTATGTCAACAGAACAAATTGATGAAGTTGAAGATTTAGTAAATTCAATGATAAATAGAGCTTTAGAAGGTGTTATTGAAGAGTTACCTTTAGAAGAAGCAAAGAAAAAAGGTGCGATTGCTATGTTTGGTGAAAAATATGGTGATTTTGTGCGAGTTGTGAGCTTTGGTAAAGATATTTCTATTGAATTTTGTGGTGGAACACATGTAAACAACACAAGAGATATTGGAAGTTTTTATATAGTTAAAGAATCTGGTGTTAGTGCAGGAATTAGAAGAATAGAAGCTGTTGTTGGAGCTAGTGCATTTAGATATGTAAAGGAGCAACTAAACAAACTATCTGAAATACAATCTGAAATTAAATCAAATGATATTTTAAGTGGAATTAGAAAACTGAAAAATGAAATTAAAGAGCTTAAAAATGAAGTTAAAAATGTCCAAAGCCAAGTTTTAACACCTATAAAGGAAGAGATTATTGGAGATAATAAATTAATAGTTAGTATTGTTGAAAATGGTGATTTAAAGAAAATTGTAGATGATAGTAAAAATGGAAATGAGAAAGTCGCAATTTTACTTTTACAAACAAAAGATGACAAAGTTAATATTGTTGCAGGAAGTAAAAACACTAAAATAAAAGCTGGAGATTGGATTAAACAAATTGCTATAATCTTAGGCGGAAATGGTGGTGGAAGGGCTGATTTTGCACAAGCTGGTGGAAAAGATGCAAGTAAAATAGAAGAAGCAAGAACAGCAGCTATTGCTTATGCTAAAGAGAATTTATAA